TTATATTTTTAACAGGCATTCAGATCATGAGTTTATATAAACATTTTGAGTTATTAGAGTTGACTAACTTATATCCAAATGCTGAAAAGAAAAGATTATCAAGCTTCTTAAAAATAATGTTTACAGTATTTTTGGTTCAAACGGTGATTTACTCACTCATCACATTCCTTTTTGCAACTGTTTCTATTTTTGTCGGAACCCTTATTGCAACAGCTTTATTTTCCTATCTTTTTGTTTTTATTTATATGAAAAATAGAATAAAGAAAAATGAAAAGGATGTTTAGGTATGAGCTACGAATTACAAGCTGCTGAAGAAGCAAAAAATGTGGAAACAGAAGCTATTGAGAAAAGCATCGTTTTGGGAGCGTTCATCTAAGAAAGCACAAAACAAAATGAACGGAATGATTCCAGAAAAAGTACACCATACTGTTACCGAGAGTATTAAAAAGATGGTCGAGGCAACATTACTAGGATCTAATATCACAACATTTCCTAAAAATGTTGAGGACCTAACATTTGAGCAACGAGAAAACTTGGTGAGAAAATCAATTGGAATGTACAAAAAAACAGCTGCGATTGAAGGGGCTTCAACGGGTGCAGGTGGACTTCTTTTAGGCTTAGCAGATTTTCCGTTATTTCTTAGTATTAAAATGAAGTTTCTTTTTGAAGTTGCAAACCATTATGGATACAGTACGAAGGAATATGAGGAAAGATTATTTTTGCTTTATGTGTTTCAACTAGCCTTCTCTAGTGATACACATAAAGAATACACTCTTACAATCATTGAAAATTGGGAAACAAAAAAATTAGAAATCAAAGACTTAGATTGGCGTATCTTTCAACAAGAATATCGCGACTATATAGATCTTGTAAAACTAATGCAAATACTTCCAGGAATCGGCGCTGTTGTTGGTGGTGTAGCCAATTATCATCTCGTACAACAGCTTGGGGAATGTGCGATGAATAGTTATCGGTTGAGGATTTTTTAAGTGACTGTCACTTCCCGAAGTTTGTCGAATGAATACAATAGTATACACAACAAAGGCAGGCCTAACACAGCTCCTGCCTTTCTTTATTATTGTTATCCTTGTTCTATAGCGGATGGATTTTTGACGTGATCAATTTGGTATTGAATAGCAGCTTTACAAAGTGTTTTAGCAGCAATAAGTAGAGCCTTCTCATCAATATCAAATTTAGGATGGTGATGAGGATATACATTTTCTGCGTTCACAGGCTTAGCTCCAGTAAAGAAAAAAGTTCCTTTCACATTTTGTAGATAATAGGCAAAATCTTCCCCGCCCATTTGAAGCGGCTTTCCTCAACTTCATAAACACCTGGTACGCTTGGTGCAGTTTGTTTTAAAAATTCTGTTTCTTCCTCATGATTAACGACCGCTGGGTATCCTCTGAAATATTCATACTCATAATCTGCATCGCTCATAAGACAAGTTCCTTTTACAACCTTTTCAATTTCACGTTCAATTTGTGTACGAACATCTTCATCAAAGGTCCTGGCTGTACCAATAAGCTTTGCTGAATTTGCTATAATGTTAAAGGCATTCTCTGCAACAAATGAACCAACTGTTACTACAGCCGATTGAATTGGGTCTACTCTCCGGCTAACAATTTGTTGTAAACTTGTTACCACTTGAGATCCTATTAATATTGCATCCTTTGTTTTATGAGGTTGTGCACCATGTCCGCCTTTTCCACGAATAGTAATTTCAAAGCGGTCTGCAGCAGCCATTAAGGGACCAACACGATACTGAATTTTACCGACAGGTTCAGTAGCCCATAAATGTGTACCAAAGATCACATCAACACCGTCTAAGCAGCCGTCTTGAATCATGGATTTTGCTCCACCTGGTGCGTATTCTTCTGCATGTTGGTGAATAAGGACAATATTTCCGTTAAGCTGATGACGATTTTCATGAAGTGTTTTTGCTAACACAAGTAATGTTGCTGTGTGCCCATCATGTCCACATGCGTGCATCACGCCAGGAACAGTTGATTTGTATTCAACATCTTTTTCATCTTGAATTGGCAGGGCATCAAAATCGGCTCTTAGTGCAACAGTTGGACCTGGGAGATCACCTTTAATTGTTGCTACAACCCCGTTACCACCAACACTCCCACGTACGTTAACACCAAGTTTTTTATAATAATTTAAAATATATGCAGATGTTTTTTCTTCTTTAAAAGAAAGCTCTGGATGCATATGTAAATATCTGCGAATGGTAACCATTTCTGAAAAATAACTGTCTAGAGTAGACCAGAGATGATCAAGCATCGTATTCCCCCTTGATAGAGATTGTTAGTATCTATGAGTTTTCACATATAAAAAGCCATGTGAAATCATATGTTTACAAAGTAAAATGTATTAAAATAGATTCGTATTAATATTAGATAGATTGTATTGAAAAATTTTGAAAATTTCAAGAAAATAATTTGGAGTAGGAGGGATAATAGTGAAAACAAAAAATATCGTTATTTTATTAATGATATTATTTATAGGATTCATTACTTTAGTAATGTTGAATGCTACAAATAAGTTCGAAACTACAATTGGAGAAACGTTATATTCTTTTCATGATCATGGGATAGCCACAATATTTGAAGCAATAGGCATGCTTGGATCAACCACCGGAATTATTGTGACATTATTTATTTTTATGATTGTATTTGCTGTTGTGGAAAAAGGTTTGATAACTTCATCGCTTCTATTTGTTGCTGTTCTATTTGGGAATATTATAAATAAAGCATTGAAGGCTGTCATTGGGAGAGAGCGCCCAACTTTTCCCCAACATATTGAAGATGGATATAGCTTTCCTAGTGGTCATGTAATGGTTGGACTTCTTCTGTTTGGAACAATCTCTTATAAACTGTTGAAAAAAACAAATGATCAGAAAATGAAACAAATTATTTTAGTTTGTACAAGTTTAATAGTTCTTGTAATTGGGTTGAGCCGACTTTTGGAAGGAGAGCATTTTTTAACAGATGTAATTGGGGGAATGATTGCTGGTTCTCTTTTGCTAATAGGAATTATACAATTAGATTTTTATTTACATAAAATAGTCATTAACAGAAAATCAAAAGGCGACATCTCAATTTAAGATTCAGTATAATAGAATAAATAAAAAGTAAAATAAGAAACCAACTCCAGCGCATTATCGAGTTGGTTTTTTTATTTTATTGAACAGGTGAACCAGGTGGGTAATAGTAAGGAGGAACTTTAATCCAACCACGCTTACGCATTAACGTTTTTAATGTTGTTCCAAAAGCTACCCATTCTGTATAGAAATTTAGCCAGAGTAAGCCAACATCATTACGGATAGCATCAGCTTGTCCTTTAGCACATGCTTGCATACACAGGACTAATTTAAATGAAATCCCATTTGAAAGTTCATCGTCTGTCAGCTTAACACCTAATGGAACTTCCTTTGGGTTTGACTCAGGTTTCGCAGACGTGACATCTGGTAAAGGCACACCTTCTTTTTTCATAAAGTCACTTAACCTTTTTACCTGAGATTCACACAATTTTACCGCATCAACAAGCATTTCTCTTACCTCATCATCTGAGGTCGTGTTTAATCCAACTTCTTCATACCGAATAAACTCTTCTACCATTGTTAAATATTTCCAAAGATCACCAACCTCAATGACATGTAGAGGAGAGTGAGGTTCATCTATTTTATCAATCGTTGTTTTTAATGTATTCCATACAGCTTCAAATGGATTAGGCAACTTCTTCTTCACCTCCTATTGTTTTTTAGTATGACTTTATATTTTACAAAAGATGTAAAAGAATTTGATTTTTTAATAGCTTCTTTTCTACGGTAGTTATTTAAAGGAATAAACTTATTGCATCTAGAATATTAGATAGACAGAACTAAAAACGAGGGGAGAAAGAAAATGAAGTATAAAACACTAGGGAAAAGTGGCTTATTAGTTTCTGAGCTATGCTTAGGCGCCATGACATTTGGAAAAGAAGTAACAGAAGCAGATTCTATTCGTATGATTCACAACTTTCTTGATCAGGGTGGTAACTTTATTGATACTGCAGATGTTTATGTTGGTGGAGAATCAGAAAAAATAGTTGGTAATGCCATTAAAGAACGCCGTTCGGAGGTTGTCTTAGCTACAAAAGTTAGAATGAGGGTTGGTCCACATCCTAATGACTTTGGATATTCAAGACGGAGAATTCTTGAAGGCGTAGATCAAAGTTTAAAAAGGTTGAATACGGACTATATTGATCTTTATCAACTTCATGTTTGGGATAACTTAACACCAATTGAAGAAACAATTCGAACATTGGATGACCTTGTTAGTTCCGGCAAGGTGAGATACATAGGCTGTTCAAACTTTCTTGCATGGCAAATGATGAAAGCTTTATCATATAGTGATTTTCATAATATGGTCAGATTCATTTCCATTCAGCCACAGTATAGTTTGATTAACCGGGAAATGGACCGTGAAATTTTACCTCTTTGTAGAGAGGAAAATGTTGGGGTAATTCCTTGGGCACCGATTGGTGGAGGATTTTTAACAGGAAAGTATAAACAAGGTGAGTCTCCTACAACCGGCAGACTCTCTGAAGGTGTGGGTGAGTCTAGCTGGGAGAACCGAGATAATGATAAGAACTTTAAGATTTTACAAACAGTTCAGGAGATCGCTCAAGCAGTAGATAAAACACCTGCACAGGTTTCTCTAAGGTGGCTTCTACAAAAAGAAGAAATCACATCACCTATCTTCGGTGCCAGCAGCCTGGAGCAGTTTAATGAAAATATGGGAAGTGTTGATTGGGAGTTAACAGCTGAACAATGGAATCAACTAGATGAGGTAAGTAAGCTTCCTAGCGAATATCCGACAAGATTTCTTGAGAAATTCCAGAGATAATGAAAAAGGATCCTGTTAAACGATTTTGTTTAAAGGATCCTTTTTCTCTTTTTCTTTTGAACTGATATCTACAGCCTACAATAAAAACATAGCTACAATAGTCGTTGCGACTAAACCAATTGAAACAGGAAGAAGGTTTCGTCGCGCTAATTCAAACGGATCCACTCCACAAATCGCCGCTGCTGGAATGAGGGCCCAAGGAATAATGGTTCCGCCTCCAACCCAAATAGCAGTTACTTGACCTAATGCTGTTAATGTAG
This Metabacillus endolithicus DNA region includes the following protein-coding sequences:
- a CDS encoding DUF3231 family protein; this encodes MPNPFEAVWNTLKTTIDKIDEPHSPLHVIEVGDLWKYLTMVEEFIRYEEVGLNTTSDDEVREMLVDAVKLCESQVKRLSDFMKKEGVPLPDVTSAKPESNPKEVPLGVKLTDDELSNGISFKLVLCMQACAKGQADAIRNDVGLLWLNFYTEWVAFGTTLKTLMRKRGWIKVPPYYYPPGSPVQ
- a CDS encoding EcsC family protein, encoding MRKASFWERSSKKAQNKMNGMIPEKVHHTVTESIKKMVEATLLGSNITTFPKNVEDLTFEQRENLVRKSIGMYKKTAAIEGASTGAGGLLLGLADFPLFLSIKMKFLFEVANHYGYSTKEYEERLFLLYVFQLAFSSDTHKEYTLTIIENWETKKLEIKDLDWRIFQQEYRDYIDLVKLMQILPGIGAVVGGVANYHLVQQLGECAMNSYRLRIF
- a CDS encoding aldo/keto reductase, with protein sequence MKYKTLGKSGLLVSELCLGAMTFGKEVTEADSIRMIHNFLDQGGNFIDTADVYVGGESEKIVGNAIKERRSEVVLATKVRMRVGPHPNDFGYSRRRILEGVDQSLKRLNTDYIDLYQLHVWDNLTPIEETIRTLDDLVSSGKVRYIGCSNFLAWQMMKALSYSDFHNMVRFISIQPQYSLINREMDREILPLCREENVGVIPWAPIGGGFLTGKYKQGESPTTGRLSEGVGESSWENRDNDKNFKILQTVQEIAQAVDKTPAQVSLRWLLQKEEITSPIFGASSLEQFNENMGSVDWELTAEQWNQLDEVSKLPSEYPTRFLEKFQR
- a CDS encoding phosphatase PAP2 family protein, whose amino-acid sequence is MKTKNIVILLMILFIGFITLVMLNATNKFETTIGETLYSFHDHGIATIFEAIGMLGSTTGIIVTLFIFMIVFAVVEKGLITSSLLFVAVLFGNIINKALKAVIGRERPTFPQHIEDGYSFPSGHVMVGLLLFGTISYKLLKKTNDQKMKQIILVCTSLIVLVIGLSRLLEGEHFLTDVIGGMIAGSLLLIGIIQLDFYLHKIVINRKSKGDISI